The window actattgttttgttttgaatagTTTGCTTACCCCTACGACATATCAAACATTTTGGCAGAAAGGTGGCCCATTAGAGCTTGCAGTGGACGTGGGCTGCGGGTCGGGGCAAGGTACCGTGCAGCTGGCTAAATACTTTGCTTCTGTGGTGGGAACAGACGTTAGCCCTGCCCAGCTGCAGGTGGCTTTGGAGCATGCTAAAGAGCCAAACATTACATATAGGTAAGCATCAGCTTCCTGAGAATTCAGTGTTTctcatgtattcatttatttgtggtggcccgacacaaataaatttggtccgccacaaatagatttggcactactGTACCTGTTGGCCCTCATTAATGGATGTGAATGCAGGTTGtcgttccaactccgtacagtacacacctcatacataaccagtctgccagagaataagaagatgtaacAGGAGGGATCAGAGGTGCCTTAGCAACTTAGTTATAGTTAGCATTTATTTAGATCCCACTAGATTCTGTTTTTCCAAACAAAGTGACTAGTgacaaatgtaacttttattGGACTGACTGAACTTATTTTGGAGACTTCTCTCTTGCCTCACGCTCTTCTCAACCCCATTCCTAAAGCACTCAGATGGGGctctgtcttgcttgtgacaagacctgtgtgtgaatatcttgtttagcctaaaacacaaagataattggtctgctttcatggatgactaaggaaataaaaaaaaaaatcacatttgattGGCGGTAATCAGTAATATTTACGTCTTTAAATCAAAatgattaatcgaataccaagtgtacagtggtgtgaaaaagtgtttgtccccttcctaatttcttttcatgtttgtcacacttaaatgtttcagatcatcaaactaatttaaatattagtccatgacaacacaactgaaaacaaagtttttaaatgaaaccttttgttattaatgggaaaaaataagaaatcagggagggggcaaacactttttcacaccactgtagttgTCAGTGAATTGGATAATTGACTCATCAATCAATTCTTGCAGCTCACATCGACACATCACATAAAAAACGGGTTACTGACGAAATGACTACAGAGCTGTTTGTTCAATGTTAAATAAAGTACAGTTTGTAAAATATTTCACTCATCCTTTTGTTATCGTTGCACTTTTAGGCAGTGTGTGGCTGAGGAGCTGCCGTTTGCTGACGGGTCAGTGGACCTGATAACAGCCATGTCTGCTTTCCACTGGTTTGACCGGCAACGCTTTCTTCAGGAAGTCCACAGAGTCCTGAAGCCTCACGGCTGCTTAGCTCTGCTCAACTACACAATTGAAATGGAGCTCAGCTACCGCGATTGCTGCTTGCAGTCACTCAACCAAGTGTGCCATGAGGTGTTTGTTTAACGTATTTAAAGCTATAAACGGAAAGAAATCATTAACAATTTCCAGTTACAGATGCTCTGTAATCGTGAACTCACCAGTACCACTTACCGTACATTATTTCACCCATGATGACGaaaattcaagtaaaaaaaaaaaaaaaagggtctaTGGTTTCTTTTTTGTGATCTTCAGTTTTATGCAGCCTTGCAGCCTTACCGCAGTCCTCACCTTGGTGCCAGTTCTATTGAGTTGTACCGAGAGGCCTACGCATCTATTCCTTATGCTAACAAAGAGTGGTAAGTGACaataacgtcattttttttcccctaattttttattttatgaaatacagttgtccctcgtctCTCACTGTTTTTCAGAATATCTTAATCAgtaaatcgtgctgttttgtggttgaatacggactacagtcatccctcattcattgtggttaattggttcccgacccGACCACGATAGTGAATTTTCGCGAAGTAGGATATAATAGTAAGAAACTGAAAATTTTTAGTGTTAGAGCataactttctaaaaaaaatcaccattattagagctctgacatgaaataaaatcccAATAAAtctcctttacactcccattctttgtttacgccacattgtaGGGACACAAGATGGCCGCCagtcatagcatatagcaagctagcgagctaactagttagcctccagtttaattgttgtaaaCTTGAGAAAGGATGtcaggaagaaagacaaagtaagaagccaaaaacctatcACTTCTAcacagctttttttccctcttatcatgtcggacatgccatggatgTGTGCATGACTAGAACAGACTGGAATAGACTTCAGAAACTTTCATGAACTCGTTCAATGTCCCCGCCACTTTTCCACttgtactgttgttttttttctttgtgcatgtgtaccctatgttgttttataattattgtaCCCACGACAGGCATGAATGTGTGTGGGTGAGAAGACCCATGCCCCTGTGCAGCTACATTGGCTTGGTAGAGTCTTTCTCGAGCTACCAGGCTATGCTCAGAGATGATCCCCAGAAGGCCATGAAACTCTCACATGACATCTGTCAAAGGTACGTAACGTGCTTGCTTTTCACCTGTCGTGTTGCATAAGACTCAATTATactgtagggctgcaactaacgattatttttgattaatctgaaacttgttttgattaaatcgagtaatcggttaggccctagaccaggggaGTCCAAATTTTTCCAGTGAGTGCCACATACTcaaaaacgaaaggatgcaagggataatttgatattttgtaaaccaacacgttgatatgctaagaagttatatatactgtatgttttaagacAAAACTGTATCTCCGCTTTGTGatatattggtgaaaaagcatattaataGTATGATCTTAGCCTTTACTCTTTTCTcccattttgctgtttgtttgttttttttaattttccaaatatttcaacttttgtcttaatctttgtacattttatttttgtaacattataactctattcccataatgtgttgactttattcccataatataacttttcctcTTCCCTTTCATTTCGTCTTGTTTTTtacttatattacaactttttaaaaagtacatcttttttctttactatttcaactgtactcataatattacgagtttattctcgtaaaattgcaccttttttcttgttaaaatgtgtgtacttaaaaaaatatatattttggctttattctcataaaatttgttgtttttttcagattttttttccaagctgtttaaactttcatcttgtaaattttcttctattAATTCGaattttattcccatgatattttcactttattttcacattattatttatttaacattataactATATTTTCACCAACCAAATTTTCGAAAATGTATTCtttaattctttgttttgtttttctcataaattataacatttaaaaaaatttaaatctttttcttttacatttcaactttatgctactaaagtgacattattttttctcataatattaccaagttattctagtaaaattataacttttttgtttgattacaacttttttctcttaatattttgactttattcttgtaaaattactgcttattttttcctttttttttcttgttaaattatacttttagaatgtgcagcaggccaataaaaaaaaaagtggctgtactttggacatccctgccctagacggaccaaatcaaaatgaacacaaatagTTAATGGTTTGGTCcataacatatcagaaaagaggcaaaattgtcgatcactgttttccaaggtcaaagttgatgtgtgactaaggaaattaaaaacaaaaaatcacatACCAAAACATTTGTTGATTaactggataatcgattaatcattgattaatcaaGTGTTGCAGCTCTATTTAATTAATATGCTTGCTTTTCTCCTACCATGGATCATATTGCATGATAAGTCTGTTACATGAGGTTTCAGTGTAACATGTTGAGACATTTCCCTGTCTTCCTGACCCCAGGTTGATGTCTGTAATGAAGGTGACGTCTGCAGAGACAGAAGTAATGGTGGGTGTGAGGTATTTTTACATATTAGCTGAAAATGATTTGTAGTGAAGCaattttttattacaattttaaaatgtaacggTGAAGAGTGCATGTGCAACCATTTGAAAAAGTTATTTGATATGTTGTTTTCTGGTCCAAACggttcttttctttttaaaaatgaaggcCACACTCGAGTAAGCCATTCACCAATGTTGTCTCTGGAAAATGGCTTCTTTTGAAGTAGTTGAACCAGTTAACATATTTGATTCTACTTCAGGAGCTCGGTagtaaaatagttgtttttacTGCTGCCAGCCTAAAAATGTTAGCTGCCGCAAGAGGGCGCCATTGaatcattgtatttttttgaccGTTGCACACTGTAATTGTCACTGATGTATTAGGTtatgtagaaataaataaaaacagtgacAAAGAAACTCTGTTGTACACTTCGAACTGTGATTAAATTAAACATGAGTGAGCCACTCAAGTCGAATAACACTGCCAGAGGTATACACGACAAAGACAACAAATTCAAACACACTTTTTCATCAATCGATCAGGGCTTGGGCTCACCTCGAATTTTTATTTTCGGACAGTTTCATGCTGATGACAGCAGGGTCCATTTGAAGCATGCTTGGATGAATTCGGTGTGGAGGAAATTGAAACCCATCAAAGACAATAGGGATGAACTAGAACAGGCATGGTGAGGCAGGGCCCTCTCAGAATGGACTACAATCCATGCTAGTGGTGGCTGATACATGACTACAAATTTTGCTATCGATGGTATGGATGTACAGGGCCAGTATTGAAGAAATCAATACCGAttcagatactttttacttttcaAGATCATTTAATGTGTTCATGGTtctgcctttaatttgttgatttgttaatttgttgactaaaacacaggacaaaaaaTTGAGGCAAACGCACATGTTTTTATCAacaacttatttgtgaacaatttagacagaggtgtccaaaccttcTCCACTGAGGGTCacagaaaagtgaaaggatgcaagggccactttgatattttctaatatgctaagaagttatatatatttcaagggaaaaaatgcatctcagctttgtgatatacagtcaaGGAAAAAATGATATTAGGCAACCCTTTCTTCAGTTtactgatccattttaatgcctggcacaactaaaggtaaaacaacacaaaataaagttgtaattttttaaaattaggttgggggaaaaagtcctactattatgggaataaaggcgtaattacgagaaaaaaaatgtagcagAAGAAAGTTGATTGTAAAGGCTGGATCACTCTCGCTTTGGACCTTATTGGCTCGAGTGGAAACTGTCAAGTACGGCAGCACCGCAGTGCACAAAGCCAAGTCCATAAAGGCTTGCTTGGAtgtgtttggtgtggaagaacttcaGAGCCCCAACCTCAAAGCACTGAGCTCACAGATGATGCATGCGCAGCTAtctaaacaaaacatccacagtttagctttgttttataggtgacaaagcaaattagtcgATCTCCAaaagaattgtatttttagcataTGCTTAGGGCCAATAACAAATGACATGTGGACCGAAAATGGCCAACAGGTCGCACTttcctctttaaaaaaaacagcagagcactactgttgtatagaggatcttttgaCTAGTGTCTTTGGACTGTCTCTGTTTTAATTCTTgtacaggggtgcccaaagtgtggcccgtgggccatttgtggtACGGAGGCTGTTTTGTCGgttcattctaaaaatagaatttaacaccaaaaaagggtaaaatcagcagtaattttacagggataaagtcaaaaagagttgtaatctaacaagaaaagttgtcattttatgacagtAAAAGGATTTTTACACTTTGTTTAAATCCTCGATCCAAATTACACTGTACCAACACGAAGGGGAAAGGTGCAGGCGAGGTTCAGCATGACCAGGGAAAAGGCTATGAATGAGGTCAAGCTAGCATCAGCTGCAAGCCCAATAGTGGAAGCTACGTGGTGGCCCCCTGGTCGCTctctggccaccccactggccatctagacatttcaggtatcgaCTTATTACCACCTCTATGTGAGTAACGGTCTCATTTTGGCCGCCccattgaaaaatgtctggcccCGCCACTGTGTAAGCGTGATATGTGGACATCAATCAATATGGATGCATATCTCACAATAACAGGCCATTATGTAAGTAATACATCGATGGGTACCGTATCTAATTTTACTCTTATTGCCTGAAAATAACATGAGTTGCTGCCAGTGTTTCACTCCATTTAGTGACATACGTTGCTTCAGTTTTCCACCAGATGTCGCTAACGTTTCAGCAC is drawn from Dunckerocampus dactyliophorus isolate RoL2022-P2 chromosome 9, RoL_Ddac_1.1, whole genome shotgun sequence and contains these coding sequences:
- the LOC129187884 gene encoding putative methyltransferase DDB_G0268948, whose amino-acid sequence is MAHRLFEGKEHAACYWKYRVSPSDHLIKHVIDFVEKQKGGPLELAVDVGCGSGQGTVQLAKYFASVVGTDVSPAQLQVALEHAKEPNITYRQCVAEELPFADGSVDLITAMSAFHWFDRQRFLQEVHRVLKPHGCLALLNYTIEMELSYRDCCLQSLNQVCHEFYAALQPYRSPHLGASSIELYREAYASIPYANKEWHECVWVRRPMPLCSYIGLVESFSSYQAMLRDDPQKAMKLSHDICQRLMSVMKVTSAETEVMVGVRYFYILAENDL